The Apodemus sylvaticus chromosome 22, mApoSyl1.1, whole genome shotgun sequence genome includes a region encoding these proteins:
- the Pxmp2 gene encoding peroxisomal membrane protein 2: protein MAPAASRLRVEPELGSLPKRALAQYLLFLKLYPVATKAVSSGILSALGNFLAQMIKKQKKDSQSLEVSGLLRYLVYGLFVTGPLSHYLYLFMEYWVPPEVPWASIKRLLLDRLFFAPTFLLLFFFFMNLLEGKNTSVFVAKMRSGFWPALQMNWKMWTPLQFININYVPLQFRVLFANMAALFWYAYLASLGK from the exons ATGGCACCTGCTGCGTCCAGGCTGCGGGTGGAACCCGAGCTCGGTTCGCTTCCCAAGCGAGCGCTCGCCCAATACTTGCTGTTCCTAAAGCTCTATCCGGTGGCCACCAAAGCCGTCAGTAG TGGCATTTTGTCAGCCCTTGGAAACTTTCTGGCCCAGATGATTAAGAAGCAGAAAAAAGACTCTCAAAGTCTAGAAGTCAGTGGGCTTCTCAGATATTTAGTTTATGG GTTGTTTGTCACAGGTCCACTGAGTCACTACCTCTACCTCTTCATGGAGTACTGGGTCCCTCCTGAGGTTCCCTGGGCCAGCATCAAGAGGCTTCTGCTGGATCGCCTGTTCTTTGCCCCAACCTTTCTGCTGCTGTTCTTCTTCTTCATGAACTTGCTGGAG GGGAAAAACACCAGTGTCTTTGTTGCCAAAATGAGGAGTGGCTTCTGGCCTGCACTGCAAATGAACTGGAAGATGTGGACACCCTTGCAGTTCATTAACATCAACTATGTGCCCCTGCAG TTCCGGGTGCTCTTTGCCAACATGGCAGCTCTGTTCTGGTATGCCTACCTGGCTTCTCTGGGGAAGTGA